The Pyricularia oryzae 70-15 chromosome 5, whole genome shotgun sequence genome includes a region encoding these proteins:
- a CDS encoding carboxypeptidase S, producing the protein MEEKILLREQDLPLPNNKQSGSGAAKKQCRRRRWATSALLTSLALMAWTHCGSGPLFAGRNPVQKQPQCAQVAPLRPNATSAKLDEMDGYLKSSAFKDVSVARLSGAVRIPTVSYDDLSQDVSADPRWQAMPPFVDYLAKTFPLVHEKLVLDNINTHGLLYTWQGSEKSLKPTLLMAHYDVVPVANETVGSWTHPPFSGHFDGHYVWGRGSMDCKNSLIGILSAVEALLEAGFSPRRTVLLSFGFDEEISGARGAGHLAPEILSRYGKDGVAILVDEGAGMKESWGTAFALPGVAEKGYMDVDVVVRMPGGHSSIPLPHNGIGVMSQLIVALEDNPYSPRLSDENPYLSLLQCGNDHGEDFPKGLSKLLDKRGKGRGHCRKDPLAEEAAKAGAGTKYLFTTSFAPDIIHGGVKVNALPERTALRINYRINVGETTEQVRDRLKHLAGKVAARHNLTLNAFSHVPSGNVEEPEDDDEEPSSITLRVRRAPLEPAPVTPTSVEGVTPYAVLSGTTRALYGEELVVAPSLMTGNTDTRYYWDVTKHIFRYMPAFELGSTDDFMDGIHTVNEKASIGAHVNGVAWFSLFIRNMDEVELD; encoded by the coding sequence ATGGAAGAAAAAATACTTCTGCGTGAGCAGGACTTGCCTCTGCCAAACAATAAGCAGTCCGGTTCGGGCGCTGCGAAGAAACAATGCCGTCGCAGACGATGGGCAACCTCGGCTCTTCTAACCAGTCTCGCCTTGATGGCGTGGACGCACTGCGGCAGCGGTCCCCTCTTCGCAGGTCGCAACCCGGTCCAGAAACAGCCGCAATGCGCGCAGGTCGCGCCTCTGCGGCCCAACGCCACCAGCGCAAAGCTGGATGAGATGGATGGCTATCTCAAGTCGTCGGCCTTCAAGGACGTCAGCGTGGCTCGTCTCTCGGGCGCTGTTCGCATCCCTACCGTGTCCTATGATGACCTGAGCCAGGATGTCTCGGCCGACCCGAGATGGCAAGCCATGCCGCCGTTTGTTGATTACCTGGCCAAGACCTTTCCGCTCGTGCACGAGAAGCTGGTCCTGGACAATATCAACACCCATGGGCTCCTGTACACCTGGCAAGGGTCCGAAAAGTCCCTGAAGCCGACCTTGCTCATGGCCCATTATGATGTCGTCCCTGTCGCCAACGAGaccgttggttcctggacGCACCCGCCTTTCAGTGGGCACTTTGACGGTCACTACGTCTGGGGCCGTGGCTCGATGGACTGCAAGAACTCGCTTATTGGCATTCTATCTGCCGTCGAGGCCCTGCTTGAGGCGGGCTTCTCTCCGCGCCGCACGGTCCTGCTTTCGTTTGGCTTTGACGAAGAAATCTCCGGGGCTCGCGGGGCAGGCCACCTGGCGCCCGAGATTCTTTCACGGTACGGCAAGGATGGGGTCGCCATCCTCGTCGATGAAGGAGCGGGCATGAAGGAGAGCTGGGGCACAGCATTTGCCCTTCCCGGCGTCGCCGAGAAGGGGTACATGGACGTCGACGTCGTGGTGCGCATGCCCGGCGGCCACTCCAGCATCCCTCTCCCCCACAACGGCATCGGTGTCATGTCCCAGCTCATCGTTGCGCTCGAGGACAACCCGTACTCGCCGCGCCTGAGCGACGAGAATCCGTATCTCAGCCTCCTCCAGTGCGGAAACGACCACGGCGAGGACTTTCCCAAGGGCCTCAGCAAGCTCCTCGACAAGCGCGGCAAGGGCAGAGGTCACTGCCGCAAAGACCCCCTGGCTgaggaggccgccaaggccggcgcCGGGACAAAGTACCTCTTTACGACGTCGTTCGCGCCCGACATCATCCACGGCGGCGTCAAGGTCAACGCGCTGCCTGAGCGCACCGCCCTACGGATCAACTACCGCATCAACGTCGGCGAGACGACGGAGCAGGTCCGCGACCGCCTCAAGCACCTCGCCGGCAAGGTGGCTGCACGCCACAACCTGACGCTCAACGCGTTCTCGCACGTCCCGAGCGGAAATGTGGAAGAACCagaggacgatgacgaggagcCGTCTTCCATCACGCTGCGCGTACGTCGGGCGCCGCTCGAGCCGGCCCCCGTTACGCCGACCTCGGTCGAGGGCGTTACGCCGTACGCGGTGTTGTCGGGCACTACCCGTGCGTTGTACGGGGAGGAGCTGGTCGTTGCGCCGTCGCTCATGACAGGCAACACGGACACGAGGTACTACTGGGACGTTACCAAGCACATCTTTAGGTACATGCCTGCGTTTGAGCTTGGTTCCACGGACGACTTTATGGATGGGATCCACACCGTCAACGAGAAGGCAAGCATCGGCGCGCACGTAAATGGTGTGGCATGGTTTAGTCTGTTTATCAGAAACATGGACGAGGTTGAGTTGGATTAG
- a CDS encoding ARP2/3 complex 21 kDa subunit has product MPAYNSVFNGDPSPRLVGNFPLLPLRTKTRGPAYTLPYPNPPVPLNDAPEPDSESYDILDEVLLLFRANTFFRNFEIQGPADRVLIYGILFVSECLTKIKPTAGVRDATKDVQNLALDNNFAIPGDPGFPLNQMYEAPRDRQDAELLRQYMAQCRQELAIRLLARVYEEGGDGKPSKWWLSFTKRKFMGKSL; this is encoded by the exons ATGCCC GCCTACAACTCCGTCTTCAACGGCGACCCCTCGCCGCGCCTGGTCGGCAACTttccgctgctgccgctgcgcaCCAAGACGCGCGGCCCGGCCTACACGCTCCCCTACCCGAACCCTCCCGTACCGCTCAACGACGCGCCCGAGCCCGATAGCGAGAGCTACGACATCCTGGACgaggtgctgctgctctttCGCGCAAACACCTTCTTCCGCAACTTTGAGATCCAGGGCCCCGCCGACCGGGTGCTGATATACGGCATCTTGTTTGTGAGCGAGTGCCTCACCAAGATCAAGCCCACCGCCGGCGTGCGCGACGCGACCAAGGATGTCCAGAACCTCGCGCTTGACAACAACTTTGCCATCCCCGGGGACCCAGGCTTCCCGCTGAACCAG ATGTACGAAGCACCCCGCGACAGACAAGACGCTGAGCTTCTTCGTCAGTACATGGCGCAATGCAGGCAGGAGTTGGCAATTAGATTATTGGCACGAGTGTACGAGGAGGGTGGTGACGGAAAGCCGAGCAAGTGGTGGCTGAGCTTTACGAAGCGCAAGTTCATGGGAAAGTCGCTTTAA
- a CDS encoding peptide transporter MTD1, with amino-acid sequence MSSQPEISNTAATTSGGGISEKKPGLGKEVNVTAVEVDSTLSKAHASSGGSSSSSSSSRSSTHEKNSSSSNSIQDSDNEDVIIISGEDVSNHLLPLRDDGDAALTFRSIFLATCLAAFESTLYQIYQFKPTEIEVSSLFIVLIAHFAGTAWASLLPRGDRLEARWRAGRGSSSSSTGAPPLWIRIASVVNPGPWGLKEHAICAITAASSSNAAEAILAFTAQDLFYDLELKPVTVVLSIISISLFGYGICGLIRPIAVWHVDAVYWSSLPVVKTVQSLHWQEFKTSKPLRVFWIAFACMFVYEFLPAYMWPWLNSVSIPCLAAMHATGDLGATLTRFFGGSINNEGLGLFSLSFDWQYITSYNTSLPLITQLHTGLGFGICMIGMVVVWYTNAFNAQSQPFMSTRLHSADGSIYPISQVFEAGQLDHAALERFGLPQLSGTFVWGLFMANAAIGGMITHCAVFYAKDIINSFKSANNDDFKDRHHNHMKANYKEAPWWWFAIVLFVSFSLGLIVVTTQNITLPWWAFMISLLLGCIIAPLSTMLFSRFGLAIATNNLSKMLAGLIIPERPIGTMYFAAWSHSVISSCHSLCNDLKIGEYLKIPPRDMFLTQVYGTILGGFINYGVMSSIVKTNRDLLVNSDGNNSWSGATIQSYNTNAATWALAKYLYAPGGAYSIVPLGLVLGVVLVLIHRAIVYFVPKIKGWDLAENINLPQLLTYCGEIPIGATQTCVIFSQILGGLFAQFYLRNYRPRIFKNYFYSTAGAFDGAALSALFLLSFAMFGAAGPAIPFPKWWGNRAGENYDFCPKVE; translated from the exons atgTCATCACAACCGGAGATATCAAATACCGCAGCCACCACGAGTGGCGGCGGTATATCGGAGAAAAAGCCGGGCCTTGGCAAAGAAGTCAACGTCACGGCGGTGGAGGTGGACTCGACATTATCCAAAGCACatgccagcagcggcggcagcagcagcagcagcagtagtaGTAGAAGCAGCACGCACGAAaaaaacagcagcagcagcaacagcatccAAGACAGCGACAACGAGgacgtcatcatcatctcgGGCGAGGACGTGTCCAACCACCTGCTCCCGCTCCGGGACGACGGGGACGCGGCGCTGACGTTTCGCAGCATATTCCTGGCCACGTGCCTGGCGGCGTTTGAGAGCACGCTGTACCAGATCTACCAGTTCAAGCCGACCGAGATCGAGGTGTCGTCGCTCTTCATCGTGCTCATCGCGCACTTTGCCGGCACCGCCTGGGCCTCGCTGCTGCCCCGCGGCGACCGGCTCGAGGCCAGGTGGCGAGCCGGcaggggcagcagcagcagcagcaccggcgCTCCGCCGCTCTGGATCCGCATCGCGTCCGTCGTCAACCCCGGGCCCTGGGGCCTCAAGGAGCACGCCATCTGCGCCATCACCGCCGCGTCCTCGTCCAACGCGGCCGAGGCCATCCTGGCCTTtacggcgcaggatctcttCTACGACCTCGAGCTCAAGCCCGTGACCGTCGTGCTGTCCATCATCTCCATCAGCCTGTTCGGCTACGGCATCTGCGGCCTGATCCGCCCCATCGCCGTCTGGCACGTCGACGCCGTCTACTGGAGCAGCCTGCCCGTCGTCAAGACCGTGCAGAGCCTGCACTGGCAGGAGTTCAAGACCTCCAAGCCGCTGAGGGTCTTTTGGATTGCCTTTGCCTGCATGTTTGTCTATGAGTTTCTGCCCGCCTACATGTGGCCGTGGCTCAACTCGGTGTCTATCC CATGTCTGGCTGCCATGCATGCTACTGGCGATCTCGGAGCCACCCTGACGAGGTTCTTTGGCGGGTCCATCAACAATGAGGGCCTTGGTTTGTTCTCGCTGTCTTTTGACTGGCAATAT ATCACATCTTACAACACATCTCTTCCCCTCATCACTCAGCTCCACACCGGCCTCGGCTTCGGCATCTGCATGATCGGGATGGTGGTCGTCTGGTACACCAATGCCTTCAACGCCCAGTCTCAACCGTTCATGAGCACGAGGCTTCACTCTGCCGACGGCTCCATCTATCCCATCTCCCAGGTCTTTGAAGCCGGCCAGCTCGACCACGCCGCGCTGGAGAGGTTTGGTCTCCCGCAACTCTCGGGCACTTTTGTCTGGGGTTTGTTTATGGCCAACGCTGCT attgGTGGCATGATTACCCACTGTGCCGTCTTTTACGCCAAAGACATCATCAACTCTTTCAAAAGCGCCAACAATGATGACTTTAAAGATCGCCATCACAACCACATGAAGGCCAACTACAAAGAGGCGCCTTGGTGGTGGTTCGCCATTGTCCTGTTTGTGAGCTTCAGCTTGGGGCTGATAGTCGTCACGACACAGAATATTACGCTGCCTTGGT GGGCTTTCATGATATCACTGCTGCTTGGGTGCATAATTGCGCCTCTG AGCACAATGTTGTTCTCTCGTTTCGGCCTGGCTATTGCTACCAACAACTTGTCCAAGATGTTGGCAGGTTTAATCATTCCTGAGCGTCCAATCGGCACAATGTACTTTGCCGCGTGGAGTCACAGTGTAATCAG CTCGTGCCATTCTCTATGCAACGATCTAAAAATTGGAGAGTACC TCAAAATCCCACCCAGAGACATGTTTCTCACCCAAGTATACGGCACCATCCTCGGAGGCTTCATCAACTACGGCGTCATGAGCTCCATCGTCAAGACCAACCGCGACCTCCTGGTAAACAGCGACGGCAACAACTCGTGGAGCGGCGCCACCATCCAGAGCTACAacaccaacgccgccacctgGGCCCTGGCAAAGTACCTGTACGCTCCTGGCGGCGCCTACTCCATCGTGCCGCTGGGCCTGGTTCTGGGCGTGGTGCTTGTCCTCATCCACAGGGCAATAGTTTAC TTCGTCCCCAAGATCAAAGGCTGGGACCTGGCCGAAAACATCAACCTGCCGCAGCTGCTCACCTACTGCGGCGAGATACCCATCGGCGCCACGCAGACGTGCGTCATCTTCAGCCAGATCCTCGGCGGCCTGTTTGCCCAGTTTTATCTGCGCAACTACAGGCCCCGCATCTTCAAAAACTACTTTTACTCCACCGCGGGGGCCTTTGACGGCGCCGCGCTGTCGGCGCTGTTCCTGCTCTCCTTTGCCATGTTTGGCGCTGCGGGGCCCGCCATTCCCTTTCCAAAGTGGTGGGGGAATCGCGCCGGGGAGAATTATGACTTTTGTCCCAAGGTCGAGTAG